TCGCCCGCTAATCGCCACGGGCAGGCAAGGAGCGCAGTTCCAGCTTTGTCGGGTCCACCACCACGTGCTTAATGCGCTCGCGTTTCCAGGTGTAGGTGATATGGACCAGACCATCGCTGGTCTGGATGACGGCGGGGTAAGAGAACTCCTTCCGGGGCTGGTCCTCGAGCGTCAGCGCCGCCTGCCACTGCTTGCCGTCCCGGGAAATGGCGACGTTGAGGGGGCTGCGGCCTTTCTGGCAGTGGTTATAGACCAGGAGCTGGCGTCCGTCGCGCAGGGTGACGGCATCGGTGCCTGAGTTGGGATTGGGCAGCGCAGTGAGCGTCATCTGAGCCCAGGTCTTCCCGCCGTCGCCAGACCAGACTTGGAAGATCGAGCCCTGTCTGGTCCGCCCGATCGCCTGGAGGCGATCGTCGGGGTAGCAGAGGATGCTGGGCTGGATGGCGTCGATTGCCTTGCCGTCGTTTACCGGAGGGGTTGCCTGCCACGTCTCGCCCAGATCAGCCGTGCGTTCGAAATGGATGCGCCAGCCGCCTTGTTCGGTGCTGCTGGGGCAGAGGAGGTCGCCGTTGGGGAGTGGCACAGGCTTGTTCTTGCTGGGGCCGAGGATGCCATCCGGCAACCGGCGCGGCTTGGACCAGACTTGGCCGCCGTCGGCGGAAGTCATGAGCATGCCCCACCAACGGTTCGGGCTCGGGCCGACCTTGTAGAAGAGCAACAAGGGCCCGGACCGGGGCTGAAACAGCACGGGATTCCAGCAGGGAAAGCGGTTGGTGGCGGATTGCACACCGTTGGCGACCTCCACAGGCGCGGTCCAATGTCCCGAAACCTGGCGCGAGAGCCAGATTCCCACGTCGGGGTGCCGCTCGCGAGTGCCGCCAAACCATGCCGCCACCAGGTGGCCCGATTCAGCCTCGGCGATGGTCGAGGCATGGCAGGAAGGAAAGGGGGCGGTCCGGTAGATGAACTCCGATGTCAGCAAGCCAGGCGGGACGCCAGCCAAAGAGGACATGGTCACGGTCATGCTCGCGCAGCAGGCGAACGTTGATGCGAATGGGCGTTTCATAAAGGGTGCGACAGGCGGTTATAGGAGTCCTAACAGTTGAATAGGTCAAATGTGTTACCTGGGCTAGGCCCAGTGGCGGGCCTGGCGTTTGGGGGCGGCAGGGCGGGCGGGGGCGGGGATCGGTGGCTGGGCGGACGCAGGCAGGAGACTTCTGAGGAAGCGGGGCGTGTCGCGGCGGCCAGGGCGCTGGTAATCGCGGCAGAGGACGGCGGCGGTTTGGGCGGGGTCGAGGCGGCGAACGGCGGTGAGATACTCGAAGAGCAGTTCGGCTAGGCGGAGGAGAGCGATGCCGTCGGTGCGGCGGGTGCGGGCGTAGAGCCATTCGGTGAAGCGCAGGAATGCGGCGAAGGGGGAGTGAACGCCTGCACCGCCAATTGCAGTTTGCACTCCTGAACCCCTCACCCCGGCCCTCTTCCCTTCGGAAGGGGAGAGGGAGAATGGCTGGCCGCTGGTAGACGAGGGGTGATTGTTGGGAGGAGACGGAGCGGCGTAGGCATCGGGCGGGTGGGTCCAGAGCAGTGGCGTGGTCTCGCGAAAATTGCCGCTGTTGGCGACGAGGTCCCAGTAGCGGGCGAAGCGGCGGAGATTCTGCATGGCGGGGAATTCAATGAGGCGGTTTTGCAGGATGTCATATGGCGGATGGGGACTATAGAGCATTTGCCATTCGGTGTCGTGCCGGGCGATGGGCGCGCCGCTAAGGCGCTTGAGGATGCCGACCTGGATTTCGTGCGGGCGCAAGGCAACAAGGCGGTCGAACCCGGCGGCGAAGCTCTCGAGGGATTCTCCCGGCAGACCCGCGATAAGGTCGGCATGGAGGTGGACCCCGGTGTGCTCGCGCAGGAAACGGAAGTTGTCCTCAAGCCGCGCGTAGTCCTGGCGGCGCTGGATGCGGGCGGCGACCTCCTCGTTGAACGTCTGGACGCCGATCTCGAATTGGAGCGCGCCCGGTGGGAAACGGGCGATGATTTCGCGCAGGGCGTCCGGCAGGCGGTCGGGGATGATCTCGAAGTGGAAGAGGTGGCCGGGGCAGTGGTGTTCGAAGAGGAACTGGAGGATGGCGCGGGCAGCATTGAGGTTCAGGTTGAAGGTGCGGTCCACGAACTTGAACTGTCTCACACCGCGGTCCAGCAGGTGTTGCAGGTGGTCGAGCAAGGCGGGCAGCGGGGTCTGGCGCACCGGGATGTCAAGTGAGGAAAGACAGAACTCGCAGGAGAAAGGGCAGCCGCGCGAAGCTTCCACGTAGATGACACGGTGCGCCACATCGTGGTCGTCGTAGAGATCGTAAGGCAGCACCAACTCCGCGAGCTCGGGCGGGCTGGCGGGGATGATCCGGGAGCCGGGGCGCCCGCCGGAGAGCAGTTGGCGGCACAGGTCGGCGAAGGCCAGGTCTCCTTCGCCCGTAATGGTGTAATCGGCCAGCGCCACGATCGGTCGGGACTCGGTTTCGAAGCTGACTTCCGGTCCGCCCAGGACGAGTGTGATGTCTGGCCGCACACGCTTGAGGATGGCGACAACCTCCGTCGCGGGCGCAACGTTCCAGATGTAGATGCCCAACCCGATGATCTTCGGCTGCCGTGCCAGGAGCGCTTCCGCAATCTCAACCGGCCGCTGGCCAAGGTCGAACTCGGCGAGCGCGGCAGCCGACCGCAGCGGGCCGAGGTTGGCCAGCAGGTAGCGCAGCCCAAACGCGGTGTGAATATGCTTCGCGTTGAGGGTCGTCAGGACAATGTCTGGCATCGTTGCGGCCTATTGCTTGCGACCGGCCAATTCCTGCTCCGTTTTCAGGCGCAGTTGCCCGCACGCCGCGTCAATATCGCCCCCCTTCTCCCGCCGCAGCGTCGCGCTGACCTTCTGCTTCTCCAGCGCGCGCAGAAACGACTCCTGCGCCGCTTCGGCCGGCCGCTCCCAGGGCAAGCCCTCGACCCGGTTGTAGGGAATCAGGTTCACCTTCGCCTTGAGCCTCCGCGCCAGCGCCGCCAGCGGCTTGACCTGATCCAAATTGTCGTTCACCCCGGCGATCAGGACGTATTCGAACGTGATCATCCGCCCCTTCTCTTGCTGGTAATGCTCACAAGCGGCGGTTAATTCGCGCAGCGGGTATTTGCGGTTGATGGGCATGATCTTGTTGCGCGTCTCGTCCGTCGCGCCATGCAGGGAGATCGCCAGCCGGAATTGGAGCGGCTCGTCCGCGAGCTTGCGGATTTGCGGAGCCAGGCCGCTGGTCGAGATGGTCATCTTCCGCGCGCCGATTCCGGCGCCCCACGGCGCATTGAGAATCCGCAACGCCTTGAGCAGGTTCTCGTAATTCGCCAGCGGTTCGCCCATGCCCATGATCACCACGTTGCTGACCACGCGGGGTTGAGGGTAAGACGATGCTTGCTGCGTGTTGCGTGTTGCATGTTGCGTGCTTTCAGCTTCCCCTCGCTCTTCGCCTCTCGCCCCTCGCCGCTCGCCTGCATTCCATCGCTCAACCGCCAGCACCTGCTCGACAATCTCCTCCACGCGCAGGTTTCGTTTCCAGCCAGCCAGTCCGCTGGCGCAGAATTTGCAGCCGTAGGCGCAGCCGACCTGGGTCGAGACGCACAGCGTGTGCCGGTCGCTCGGCTCGCCGTAGAGCGCCGGGTTGGCCGGAATCAGCACGCTTTCGATGAGCGCCCCGTCGTCCAGCCGCCACAGGAACTTCTGCGTCGTGTCGCGCGCGCCCTGCTTCCGCACCAACTCCAGCACGGCAAGCGAGAAATGCCGCCGCAACTCCTCCCGCAGCGAACGCGGCAGGTTTGTCATCGCCTCCCAGTCCGTTGCCCGATGCGCGTAAAGCCACTCCAGCACTTGCTTCACCCGGTATGCCGGCTGGCCCCACGCGCGGAACTGCGTCCCCAGTTCCTCGGCCGTCTGCGCTCTAATGTCGTTCGACACCTCGACAGGTTAACCCATCTTCCCCGTTTAACCCATTCAACTTATTGAACTTCTACAAACCCCTTTGCTGAGGCCAACCATTCGACCCGCGCGCCCGCTCACTTGGCCAGGTAATACCTCTCGGCATATTCCCGCACCATGCGCGTGGTGGTAAAATGCGGGACCAATGTCACCATGGCGCGACGGATGCGCTGGATCCATTGCCGGGGGATGCCTTGGGCGTCGCGCTGGTAGAAGAGCGGGATCACTTCCTGCGTCAGCACCGCGTAAAGGTTGTCGCTGTCCACCCGGTCCTGCTGCTCGACTGATTCGTGATGCGAGTCCTGGCCGATGGCGAAGCCGTTTGTGCCGTCGTAACCCTCGCGCCACCAACCGTCCAGGATGCTCAAGTTGAGGCAGCCCTGGCATCCGGCCTTCATCCCGCTGGTACCCGAAGCCTCCAGCGGGCGGCGCGGCGTGTTTAACCACACGTCGCAGCCCGACACCATCTGCCGGGCCACGTGCACGTCGTAATTCTCGATGAATACCAGGTGCCCTTGCAGGTCGCTGTACTTGCTCAGATGAATGACGTACTGGATGTAGCGTTTCCCGTCGTCATCCCGCGGATGCGCCTTGCCCGCAAAAATGAACTGGACCGGGCGCTCCATATCGCGCGTCAGGCGGATGATGTTCTCCAGTTGCTTGAAAATCAGCGGCGCCCGCTTGTAGGTCGCGAAGCGGCGCGCAAAACCGATCGTCAGGGCGTCCGGGTTCAGCAGTTGATCGAATGCGATGAAATCGCCATGCGCCAGGCGCTGGCCCTGGATCAACAGCCGCCGCCGCGCAAACTCGATCAACTCCCGGCGCAGCTTGAAGCGGATGGCCCAGATTTCCTCGTCGGTGATGAAGTCCGGGTCCGCCATCCGCTGCCAGAACTCGGGCGAGTTGACTTGCGCGGCCCAGTCCTGCCCTGTCCCGCGAAAGCCGGGCGGCACCTCGCCTTCGAGGCTGGTCTTGAGCTTGCGCTGCCAGAACCGGCGCACCGTCCCCTTCATCCAGCCCAGCAGGTGCACGCCGTTGGTGATATGCCCGATCGGCACCTGCTCCTCCGCGCAGTCTGGATAGAGGCAATGCCACATGTGCCGGCTCACCCGTCCGTGCAATTCGCTCACCGCGTTGGCCGCCCGCGACAGCTTCAGCGCCAGCACCGTCATGCAGAATGCCTCCTGCGCGTTGTGCGGATTCACCTGGCCCAGCTTCATCACCTCCTGGAACGGCGCCCCGATCTTCGCCCGGTACCGGTGCATCGCGTAGTCCATCAAGCTCGGGCTAAAGCGGTCGTGCCCCGCCTCGACCGGCGTATGCGTGGTGAAGATGCATTCCGCCGTGGTTTGGGTTACTGCGTCCGCAAAGTTCGTCCCCGCCGCCAGCTTCTCCCGGATCAACTCCAGCGTCAGAAACGCCGCGTGCCCCTCGTTCATGTGGTACACCGACGGCTGGATCCCCAACGCCCGCAGCAGCCGCACGCCGCCGATACCCAGGAGCATCTCCTGCATGATCCGCGTCGTGCTGTCGCCGCCGTACACTCGCTGCGTCAAGTCGCGGAAATGTTGCTCGTTTTCGGGCCGGTTGGCATCCAGCAGATAGACCGCCACCCGCCCCACGTTGACCCGCCAGGCGTGGAAGGCCACCTCGTTCATCCCAATGTCCACCCGGCACACCAGCGGTTCGCCCTTCTCGTCCAGCACCGGCTCGACCGGCAGGCTCTTCGGATTCAGTTGCGAATAGTATTCTGTCTGCCAGTTGTTCGCATCAATCGCCTGCTGGAAATAGCCTTCCCGATAGAACAAGCTGACCCCCGCAAAGTTCAGGCCCAGATCGCTCGCCGACTTCGCGTGATCCCCGGCCAGTATCCCCAAGCCGCCCGCCGCGATCGGCAGCGTCTCGTGGAAACCGAACTCCGCCGAGAAATATGCCACCGGGTTGGCCCGCAGCGCCGGCGCGTGTTCGTGCGCCCAGGTGCGCTGGTCGTTCATGTAAAGTTCAAACAACCGCAGCACCTCGCAAACTCTTTCGCAGAAATCCGGATCCTGCAGGCGCGACCGCAGCTCGTAATCCGAAACTTCGTGCAGGACCGCTACCGCGTTGTGATAGAGATTCTGCCAGCCGCGCGGCGACAGCTCCTGGAACACCTCCTGCGCTTCCTGATTCCATGTCCACCACAGATTTCGCGCCACCCGGTTCAGGGATACAGTCATTTCCCGCAGCTCTTCGCTTGTCAGTGGTTTTTTGGTCATAAAGTATTAGGCCTCATCCTCTCACAACTCTGTACTGCAACTGGTTACGCTGTTAATCCTAATGACTGCCCGTGCGGTCCGCAAATAAAATCACGGCCCGCTTGTCATCGCGGTCGCTGCTCGACATGGCCATTACCGACCGACAGCTCAGTCCTTAACGTTTGCCGTCCCGGCGTTGATCTGCGTACGATTGAGGCCGATGCAACCATGTGTTGCCACTATGAAGTGTCAAAACCGCCTGTACCTTTCGGCTATCCTGTTGCTAGTCGCCGCCTTGCCAGTTGCGGCCGCGTCCAGCCATCAGCCGCTACGGGGCACGCTCTCCGTCCCCTCTCTGGACGACGCCATGGCCTCCCGCACCGACCTTTGGGGCGAGTTGGCCATGCGTCAGACCAACGGCCCGAGCTACGAGTTCTTCGCGCCGCTGCTGAGTCCGCTCCGCTATGTCAACGCCGATTTCCGCTACTACCCCATCGTGCTCAGCGCCCCCAACGCACAGGTGAAAGCCCGCCTCATCGCCAACGGCAGCGGCCTCAACCATCGCGGCGGAACCCGGTCCTGGACCGACAACGGCATCCCCGCGCGTTTCCGCGTCGGCCCCGACGAATTCCTCTTCGGCGGTCTCCCTGACCGCGTGCACCAGCCGACGCTCGCCGAAGGCTGGCTGCCCATTGTTGAAATTCGTTATCGGCATCCCTCTCCAATGCAGCCGGGCGGCAATGTCCCCTTGGCCGAGCCCACACCCAAAGTCCCGCCCGAAATCTACCGCCTCGAGGCGTTCGCCGCCACCGCACCCCACCTCGCTGCCAAGGGTCTCGTGTTCGTAAAGTTCGATCTCATCCAAGGCACCAACGGCTACATTGCTGTTGATCTGGATGCCGGGAGCGCCCTCAAGCTGCAGGAGGGCCGCCTGTTCGACAACCAGGATCGCCTGCTGGCGCTCTTCGACGCTGCCTGGAAGTGGGAACGCCAGCGCGCCGTGGCCCGCCTTAGGCCCGGCGCAGCGGTGGTGCTTGCCATCCCCACCCAACCGCTGGACGCCTCCTTGCGGCTGGTGATCAATCCGGCCACCTACGCCGAGCACCGTCAAGCTTGTGCTGAAACCTGGCGCAAACTCCTCGCCCGGGGCATGAATGTCCAGACTCCCGAGCCTTATGTCAACAACGCATGGCGCCATCTCCTCTGCCAGAACTTCGGACTCATCAACGGCAACTCGATTCGCTGCAGCGCCGGCAACCAGTACGACAAACTCTACGTATCCGAAGGCAGCGACGCCGCCCTCGCCTGCCTCGTCTGGGGATACGAGTCCGACATGCGCCGACTGATGGTTCCGCTATTCGACTTCACCCGCAAGGATCTCGAATGCCATCAGGCCGGCTTCAAGCTCAACAATCTATGCCGCTACTACTGGCAAACCCGCGACCACGCCGCCGTGTCCGACCTGCGCCCGCGTTGGGAACCAGAAGCCGCCCGCCTCGCCAACACCCGCACCAACGAATACGGCCTCTGCCCCAAAGGCCAATACTGCGGCGACATCAGCACCCTCGTCCATAGCCTCACCGTTGACGCCAAAGGCTGGAGAGCCTTGCACGATCTTAGCGCCGTCCTCGCCCAAACCGGCGCCGCCGCTGAGGCCGAACGCTATCGCGAGAACGCCGCCCGGTTCAAGCGGGACACTCTCATCGCCATAGACCAGAGCCTCAACCGCCAGACGACGCCCCCCTTTGTCCCTGTCGCACTCTACGCGGATGAGCCCGCCCACGACCCCATCACCGCCAACCGCATCGGCAGCTACTGGAACATCGTTATCGGTTACGTCATCGGCAGCGGCATCTTTCCGCCGGGCAGCGAGGAAGAGACCTGGATTCCCCGTTACCAGGAACAGCATGGCGGCCTCTGCATGGGCATGCTCCGCGCCGGCGGCGGCTATACGTTCTGGACCAGCTCCGCCCGCACCAATCCCCTCTACGGAACCCGTTACGCCCTCGACACCCTCCGCCGCGACGACCCCGATCGCGCGCTGGTCAGTTTCTATGGCATGCTCGCGCAGGGCTTCACCCCGAACACTTTCGTCTCCGGCGAAGGCTGCTCCCTTTCCGCCGCCGACCCAGACGGGCGGTTCTTCTACTGCCCGCCCAACAGCGCCGCCAACGCTCATTTCCTCTCCCTGCTCCGCAACCTCCTGGTCCAGGACTGGGACCTCGATGTTGACGGCGAGCCCGAAACCCTCCGCCTCCTTTTCGCCACCTCCAAACGCTGGCTCGAAGACGGCAAGACCCTCACGGTCGAACGCGCCCCTACTGCCTTCGGCCCCGTCTCCGTGCGCGTCCAATCGCATCTCGCCCGCGGTGAGCTTATCGCCGACCTCGACCTGCCCGCCCGCAACACGCCAAAGCAAACCTTCCTCCGCCTCCGCGTCCCCGATGGCTGGCGCGTGACGTCAGGCAGGGCGCACCTGCCGAGCGCGCCATCCGAGTCTCCGCTCAGGGAGCGGACTCTGCTGCTGGACGAGCGCGGCACCGCAGACATTTCCGCCCTCAGCGGCAAGGTCACTCTCCGCTTCCAGGCCCAGTCCGTTTCCTCCCATTGATGTTCCAGCCAGGGGCGACACTCCCCTTGCGCCGCGAGCACTCGGAGGTGTTCAAAGTACAAGGGTTTTCCCGGATTCTAACTACACGCCCAACCTGCGCTTGAACAGTCCAGTGGCGTTCAAGGTGGAGTTTGAACCAAGCAAGCAGGATTGCGTAGAGCGTGGAAGTTCCGCCATCGCAGGAAACCTCCTTGACTGGAACCGCAGACTTGCCTACAGCCGCCCGAACCTGCCGTCGAGGCCCAGGCGCCACATGAGGGCGTTGGTGCCGCCTGACCAGCAAACGTAGATCAATTGGATATTGGCGGCGTTGAGTTGGTTGATGATAGTGGATGGCACACTGGGGTCCAAACGCGGCTCGAAGATGAACTCTTCCGTGAAGTTGTGGTGACCGGGACAGTAGGTTTGGGAGTAGCAATTGGTCAGCACGATCGGTTCGGAGGTCAGGCCCGTGATCCGCGTCTCAACAAACTGCAGCAAGGGGGCCGTGTAGATCAAGATGCCGTTGGGCCGTTCGGGCCAGCAGAACGAAGTCTGGACGGTGACGGCATTCGTGTGGAGGGTCCTCTGCATGAGGATGGCCCCAGGCGTGAGCACCGGCTGGGTCTCCAGTGAGACCGTCTCGTTGGTGACCTTGCCCGAAACGCCAGAGCGGTCAATGGTGGGCATGGCCGTCGCGTAAGTGACGCCAACCTTCCTGGCAAAATCCGCCTGCGTGAAGACCGGTGGCTGGGCGCCCGTGGCATTGGTCTCTAGCGTGGTCTCCAGCCGCCAGAACCAGCTATTGGCCGCGCCGGCGCCCGTTGTCCAGTAATTCGTGCTGCCCGAAGGTGAGACGGACGCGCCGGGCCACCCGCTGAGCGGACCGCTGAGGGTCTGGATCGTCCCGTTGCTGGGGTACTCATAGCTGCCATAGGTGTAGATCCCGTTGCCGAGGTTGGTCGCCGTCATCCACAGGTTGGTCGTGTGGAGGTTCCAGAGCGACTTGAGCCGGTGATTCGCGAAGACGCTGGTGAACTCGGCCTGCCGCACCGAGCAAGTCGTCGCTTCATCAATTAGAAATGCCGTGACTGAGTTGGTCGTGCTGGCCTTGGGGAGTTCGCGCACCTGCTTCACCACCAGGCCGAGGTTGACGTCCTTCTTGTATTCGAAGTCGAGGCAAAAGTCGTTCTTGGTCGGGTAGAATTGGCGAAAGCCGCATCCAATCGCGGTGAAGAGATCCAGGAAACCGCGATAGTCCGCCTGCCAATCCATCACATAGTCGCCCAGCGGAACGCGCGACGAATACTGTTTCAGGGTCAGCGTGTAGGTTGGCGGGATTGAAATGGAATTGTAGCGCTTGCCGGTGACAACTTCGGGTACTGCGCTGCCGTCGGGATTGGTCACCGACTCCGCGCCAAGCTGAGTCACGATGTCACCGAGCACGTTGGTGCTGCTGGGGGTGAACGTGAAGGTGGGTGTGGCCACGCCGTTGGCTAGCTCCTCCTCGTCCGGGAAGGAGTGGTGCACCAGCACGCCCATGGCGACCTGGGTTTCGTCCACCCGGTGCATCAGGCGTTCGAGAACCGCATCATCGTTGTAAAAGCTGGCGTAGACCTTCTGGATGGCCAGGAAAACGCCCTTCTCCTTGGAATCGGTGGCATCACAATGCGAGGGGCCGGCGGTGTCGCCGTCCATGTCATCCAACAGGCAACCGCTGTAGCTGTCGTAGAGCCCCGCGCCGGTGAATTGCTCGGCGTCCTCCACGTTCGTCGAGCTGCGGAACCGGATCTTTCGCTGCGGATTGAACCAGCCAGCCAGCACGTTGGTGATCGCCTGTTGCTGCGCGCTCGTGAAGCTGGCGGTCTTGGTGAACAAGTCACGAATGGCGGCCAGGTTGGTCTTGAGCGAGACGACATCGGGCGGGTAGTTCGTGAAGGGCGCCAGGCGGGTGGCAATTTCCACCCGCAGTGTCTGCCCGCCGGGCAGGGTTTGGTCCAGGAAGGCGTCCCACAGGTCGAAGGAGAAGGCGATGGCGACCGGGCAGTTGGTTGGAATCCAACGCCGCAGCAGGCCGTAGTTGGCGGCCTTGCCGCCAAAATGCTTAATGTCGGTCGGCACCAGAAAGTCCGTGTTGGTCCAAATTGAGCCGAAGGGCTGCTTGGGCAGGAAGTTAATCGGCGCCGGAACCTTGAGTTCGAGGATCTGCGCCTCTAACTCCGGGTCGAGTTGCCCTTCGACATCGAGCACCTTGATCTCCGCAACGCCCGAGGTGACCGTCGCGCGCAAAATGACCTTGTGGCCGACCAGGCTCTGCACACGGGCCTGCTCCTCGGGGTTGGGCACATACACGAAAGGAATGCCAAAAGACTGCGACAGGATCGCCGTGTGCGAGTTGGGTGTGGACGGGCTCAGAGTAATGATGCCCGCCACAAGCGGCGTGTCCGCCGGCACGCCGTCGGTTAGCAGGATGTCGCCGGGTTGCAGCCGGCCATCGCTGTAGGCGGCTACAACGTCCGCGGCGGTGAAGAACTTCAGCCGGCCCAAGGCCCAGCCGGCCGAATAGCAAGTATTGACCGTTAGCCACCGGTCCACGGAAGCCACCGGAATCCCGAGCGCGGCGAAGCCGCCGGCATTGGTCCGGGCCATTTCGCTCTGTTCATAGGTCGGCATGTAGTATGCCTCGGCACTGTTCGAGAGGTAGGTGGTGGCCTTTACCAACTCGAACCAGTTGCTGATCTCCTCGGGTGTGTAAACGTCCCGGCCGATGAATTGCACGCCATATTCCGCATACGTGACCGCGGGCGGATACAGCACCGCGCCCATCACAACCTGCTGGTTGGTACGATAAAGCGAGACAGCGTCGAACTCCGCGTAGCTCATGCCCCAAAATTGCGGCAGCCGCAGCGTGGCGAAGTCGTAGTGGAACAGGTGTTTCTTGCTGTCCTGGTAATAGACCCGCGTCGGGTCGTCCAGCAGAATGGAGAACTTCACCCAAGTGACGCTCTTGGGGGCATTCGTAGCCTGGAACGGGTCAGAGGGATAGCTGATCTGATTCTTCCAGTCATTGGTCGCATGGCGCTCGGCGGCGGCCACCCGGTAGAACCGCTGGCCCCCGGCAGCGCTGGCCGCATCCGGGTAGGCAAGCAGCGCATTGTGAAGCGTGCCGATGTTCGTCCACGCGGACAGGTTGGCAGACGCGTGAAGAGTCAATACTGAGTTGCTGTGGAACGTGCTATTGAGCCGCAACCAGCCGTTGGCGTTCTCCGGCCACAGAATCTCCAGCCGCGGCGCGGCGACCTGTGCGGACGCCGAGAGGAGCAGCAGTGGAAGGCAACACCATTCCAGCCACCGGAGCGAGATGCGGGAAACCTTTGGCCCGCAGAGGAATCTCCAGGCGCTTTGACGAGGCAGTAAAGACGGCTTCATAAACTATGCTGCTAAAGCAGAAAGCAAGGCCTGGGAGACTCTGCCTTCTGCCGATAAACTCAAATCCAAACCCGGGCGTTTGTCGAGCCAAATCGCCAGGCCCGAGCCAGCCAGCCACGGCGATGACACGGCGGCAATCCGGCGCGACCCCGGTGTGGTTCCCATGGGGGCCGACCCCCATGGGAACCACACCGGGGTATCACGCGTGTCACACCGTTGTCACACCGGTGCTTCCGGCTGTTGGGGCTGGGCTAGAAACCGCCACTGTCCCAAAAATGGACACTGCGCCGGTTCGAGGCCCTCGCGCGCTTCCGCCAGTGGAAAAGTCGCTGGCAACAGGCAGCGCTCAAAGCAGTGGACAGCCTGGGGAAAATCCCAACTTTGATCGTATGACCATCAACTGGTCCCGTCACCCGTTTCCCGCTTCCACGCGGAACCGTTGACGCCGCCTTGGGATTTCACTCCAGCCTGCATCAGCCCCCCAAAGGAAGCACCCTGGATAACAAAGCGGCCTGGCCGGGGCAGGAACCGCTTGCTTCAGGCTTGCTCCATTCGCGTCAAACGCCAAGAATCCTGCGCGCGTACATGCTCACAGACAACATTCTCGATTTGATTGGCCGCACACCGCTGATTCGCCTCAAGAGCGAGTCCATCTTCGCCAAGGCGGAGTTTCTCAACCCCGGCGGCAGCATCAAGGACCGCGTCGCGCTGGCCATGATCGAAGGCGCCGAGCGCGATCGTCGGCTGCGGCCCGATTCGATCATCGTCGAACCCACGTCCGGCAACACGGGCATCGGCATTGCGTTGGTTGGCTGCCTCAAGGGCTACACCGTCCGCATCGTGATGCCTGAGAACATGAGTGAGGAACGGAAGAAGCTCACCCGCAGCCTGGGCGCCGAACTGGTGCTCACCCCCGCCGAAGCCAGCCTTGGCGGCGCGATCGAGCGCGTACGGGAGATGCAGGCCCGGGACCCGCGGGTGTTCGTGCCCCAACAGTTCGAAAACCCGGACAATCCGCGCGTGCATTACGAAGAGACCGCGCACGAGCTGTGGCGGCAGATGAACGGCGACGTGGCGGCGTTCGTGGCTGGCGTAGGCAGCGGCGGCACATTGCAGGGCGTCGGCAAATTCCTGCGCGAGCACAAGCCGGGCATCCGCATCGTGGCGGTGGAACCCCGTAACGTGTCCGCCTTGCTGGGCCACGAACCCGGGCTGCACCAGATCCAGGGCATCGGGGACGGCTTTGTGCCCGCGGTGCTCGATGTGAAGCTGGTGGACGAGGTGATCGAGGTAACCGACGAGGATGCCATCGAAACGACGCGGGCGCTGGGGCGCGATCACGGCCTGCTGGTGGGCATCTCCTCCGGCGCGAACGTGTGGGCGGCGCGGCAGCTGGCCCGGCGCATCACCGGCAACATTGCCACCGTGCTCCCCGATCGCGCGGAACGCTATTTCAGCACCGCGCTGATGTAACCGGCCTTGGATTGCCGGGCCG
The nucleotide sequence above comes from Candidatus Paceibacterota bacterium. Encoded proteins:
- the cysK gene encoding cysteine synthase A encodes the protein MLTDNILDLIGRTPLIRLKSESIFAKAEFLNPGGSIKDRVALAMIEGAERDRRLRPDSIIVEPTSGNTGIGIALVGCLKGYTVRIVMPENMSEERKKLTRSLGAELVLTPAEASLGGAIERVREMQARDPRVFVPQQFENPDNPRVHYEETAHELWRQMNGDVAAFVAGVGSGGTLQGVGKFLREHKPGIRIVAVEPRNVSALLGHEPGLHQIQGIGDGFVPAVLDVKLVDEVIEVTDEDAIETTRALGRDHGLLVGISSGANVWAARQLARRITGNIATVLPDRAERYFSTALM
- a CDS encoding PEP/pyruvate-binding domain-containing protein, which codes for MKPSLLPRQSAWRFLCGPKVSRISLRWLEWCCLPLLLLSASAQVAAPRLEILWPENANGWLRLNSTFHSNSVLTLHASANLSAWTNIGTLHNALLAYPDAASAAGGQRFYRVAAAERHATNDWKNQISYPSDPFQATNAPKSVTWVKFSILLDDPTRVYYQDSKKHLFHYDFATLRLPQFWGMSYAEFDAVSLYRTNQQVVMGAVLYPPAVTYAEYGVQFIGRDVYTPEEISNWFELVKATTYLSNSAEAYYMPTYEQSEMARTNAGGFAALGIPVASVDRWLTVNTCYSAGWALGRLKFFTAADVVAAYSDGRLQPGDILLTDGVPADTPLVAGIITLSPSTPNSHTAILSQSFGIPFVYVPNPEEQARVQSLVGHKVILRATVTSGVAEIKVLDVEGQLDPELEAQILELKVPAPINFLPKQPFGSIWTNTDFLVPTDIKHFGGKAANYGLLRRWIPTNCPVAIAFSFDLWDAFLDQTLPGGQTLRVEIATRLAPFTNYPPDVVSLKTNLAAIRDLFTKTASFTSAQQQAITNVLAGWFNPQRKIRFRSSTNVEDAEQFTGAGLYDSYSGCLLDDMDGDTAGPSHCDATDSKEKGVFLAIQKVYASFYNDDAVLERLMHRVDETQVAMGVLVHHSFPDEEELANGVATPTFTFTPSSTNVLGDIVTQLGAESVTNPDGSAVPEVVTGKRYNSISIPPTYTLTLKQYSSRVPLGDYVMDWQADYRGFLDLFTAIGCGFRQFYPTKNDFCLDFEYKKDVNLGLVVKQVRELPKASTTNSVTAFLIDEATTCSVRQAEFTSVFANHRLKSLWNLHTTNLWMTATNLGNGIYTYGSYEYPSNGTIQTLSGPLSGWPGASVSPSGSTNYWTTGAGAANSWFWRLETTLETNATGAQPPVFTQADFARKVGVTYATAMPTIDRSGVSGKVTNETVSLETQPVLTPGAILMQRTLHTNAVTVQTSFCWPERPNGILIYTAPLLQFVETRITGLTSEPIVLTNCYSQTYCPGHHNFTEEFIFEPRLDPSVPSTIINQLNAANIQLIYVCWSGGTNALMWRLGLDGRFGRL